A genomic region of Candidatus Blochmanniella pennsylvanica str. BPEN contains the following coding sequences:
- a CDS encoding glutamine amidotransferase-related protein, whose amino-acid sequence MVNVILLDNIDSFTYNLVDQLRNHGHQVLIYTNQLPASIIIDTISNMVNPILMLSPGPGSPSKAGCMTKLIAQLHRKIPIIGICLGYQAIVEFYGGNISRSKEIFHGKSSLIHHDNSAMFSNIPNPFLVGRYHSLIGSSIPNNLKINAYYNKHTAMAVRNDSDRICGFQFHPESILTAHGTRLIQQTIAWAICLDKEQ is encoded by the coding sequence ATGGTTAATGTAATATTACTAGATAACATTGACTCATTTACGTATAATTTAGTAGATCAGTTACGCAATCACGGCCATCAAGTACTAATATATACTAATCAACTACCTGCATCGATCATTATTGATACCATATCGAATATGGTAAACCCAATTTTAATGTTATCGCCAGGTCCTGGATCCCCTAGTAAAGCTGGATGCATGACAAAATTGATAGCACAATTACATAGAAAAATTCCAATCATTGGGATCTGTCTGGGATATCAAGCCATTGTAGAATTTTATGGAGGGAACATATCGCGATCAAAAGAAATTTTTCATGGAAAATCTTCTTTGATACATCACGACAATTCAGCTATGTTTTCTAATATACCAAACCCTTTTTTAGTAGGACGATACCATTCATTAATAGGTAGTTCTATACCAAATAATTTAAAAATTAATGCTTATTACAATAAACACACAGCAATGGCAGTACGTAATGACTCTGATCGGATTTGCGGGTTTCAATTTCATCCCGAATCTATCTTAACTGCTCATGGAACACGACTTATTCAGCAAACTATCGCATGGGCAATATGCTTAGACAAGGAACAATAA
- the trpB gene encoding tryptophan synthase subunit beta, with protein sequence MIKLKSYFGEFGGMYVPQILIPALTQLEEAFISAQDDAIFQKELKYLLNNYAGRPTPLTLCRNLTKGTRAKLYLKREDLLHGGSHKTNQVLGQALLAKRMSKTEIIAETGAGQHGVAVSIAASLLGLKCRIYMGSKDIKRQKLNVLRMQLMGTQVIPVHRGSETLKDACNEAMREWSKTYEYTHYMLGTAAGPHPFPTIVREFQRIIGKETYKQIQKYEQCLPDAIIACVGGGSNAIGIFSDFVDIPSVQLLGVEAGGLGINTEYHGAALQHGSIGIYFGMKTSILQSSEGQVKNSYSVSAGLDFPSVGPEHVYLKNTGRVQYVSINDIEAITAFKKLSIHEGIIPALESAHALAHALKIIQKQPDKAQILVVNLSGRGDKDISTVHNALQKERDK encoded by the coding sequence ATGATAAAATTAAAATCCTATTTTGGAGAATTTGGAGGTATGTATGTACCGCAAATTCTAATACCAGCCCTAACTCAATTAGAAGAAGCATTTATATCAGCTCAAGATGATGCTATTTTCCAAAAAGAACTCAAATATCTTTTAAACAACTATGCCGGTCGTCCTACTCCTTTGACATTATGTAGAAATTTAACAAAAGGAACTCGCGCTAAACTGTATTTAAAACGTGAAGACTTATTGCATGGAGGATCTCATAAAACCAACCAAGTATTAGGACAAGCTTTATTAGCAAAACGTATGTCTAAAACAGAAATAATCGCTGAAACTGGTGCCGGACAACATGGAGTGGCTGTCTCCATTGCAGCCTCTCTTTTAGGATTAAAATGTCGTATTTATATGGGATCTAAAGATATAAAACGTCAAAAACTCAACGTTTTGAGAATGCAATTAATGGGCACACAAGTTATTCCAGTACATCGTGGATCTGAAACTTTAAAAGATGCTTGTAACGAAGCCATGCGCGAATGGTCGAAAACTTATGAATACACCCATTACATGCTTGGTACAGCTGCTGGACCTCATCCTTTTCCCACAATCGTTAGAGAATTTCAACGTATTATTGGAAAAGAAACATACAAACAAATACAAAAATATGAGCAATGCTTACCAGATGCAATTATTGCTTGCGTAGGAGGAGGATCTAATGCTATTGGCATATTTTCTGATTTTGTTGACATACCATCAGTGCAGTTATTAGGTGTAGAAGCTGGAGGATTAGGTATAAATACTGAATATCATGGTGCCGCTCTACAACATGGAAGTATAGGAATTTATTTTGGTATGAAAACTTCAATCTTACAATCTTCGGAAGGACAAGTAAAAAACTCTTATTCTGTTTCCGCTGGTCTCGATTTTCCGTCTGTCGGTCCAGAGCATGTTTATCTAAAAAATACTGGCCGGGTACAGTATGTATCTATTAATGATATAGAAGCCATAACAGCTTTTAAGAAATTATCTATTCATGAAGGAATTATTCCAGCTCTAGAATCCGCTCATGCTTTAGCTCATGCACTAAAAATAATTCAGAAACAACCAGATAAAGCACAAATTTTAGTAGTTAATTTGTCTGGACGTGGAGATAAAGACATTTCTACCGTTCATAATGCATTACAAAAAGAAAGAGATAAATAA
- the trpA gene encoding tryptophan synthase subunit alpha → MNRYKKLFTHLKKKKIGAFVPFIAVGYPDPISFMHIIDTLVSSGSDALELGIPFSDPISDGPIIQKSMERAFKSGINFSRCVTILHNIRNKYPNLPIGLLIYANLVFKNGIDNFYSCCSKLDIDSILIPDLPVEESLPFYNAAIQHKIAHIFICPPNATEELIHNITTLGHGYIYLLSRPGVTGIDINAKKIYNAVLHSIIMCIQKQKKKLPILQGFGIHTPLQAQESLLLGTSGIITGSKIASIIEENISNTKLAFKKIEKLVRLMKTSMSSNTH, encoded by the coding sequence ATGAATCGTTACAAAAAATTATTTACACATTTAAAGAAAAAAAAAATAGGCGCATTTGTTCCTTTTATTGCTGTAGGATATCCCGATCCTATTTCTTTTATGCATATCATCGATACATTAGTGTCTTCAGGTTCCGATGCACTAGAATTAGGAATACCATTTTCTGATCCTATATCAGATGGACCTATAATACAAAAAAGTATGGAACGTGCTTTCAAATCAGGTATAAATTTTTCACGTTGTGTGACAATACTACACAATATTCGCAACAAATATCCAAATTTGCCCATCGGATTACTAATTTATGCAAATTTAGTCTTTAAAAATGGAATAGATAATTTCTATTCATGTTGCTCAAAACTAGATATAGATTCTATATTAATTCCTGATCTCCCTGTAGAAGAAAGTCTACCGTTTTATAATGCTGCTATACAACATAAAATAGCCCACATCTTCATTTGTCCACCTAATGCTACCGAAGAATTAATCCATAATATTACTACTCTCGGACATGGATACATCTATTTATTATCCCGACCCGGAGTAACTGGCATTGATATTAATGCAAAAAAAATTTATAATGCTGTATTACATAGTATAATTATGTGTATCCAAAAACAAAAAAAAAAATTACCTATACTACAAGGTTTTGGAATACACACACCGCTTCAAGCTCAAGAATCGTTATTGTTAGGAACTTCTGGGATCATTACCGGTTCTAAAATTGCAAGCATTATAGAAGAAAATATATCTAACACAAAACTAGCATTTAAGAAAATAGAAAAATTAGTACGTCTTATGAAGACATCCATGAGTTCTAATACTCATTAG
- a CDS encoding YciC family protein, which produces MMIRISQDVLCFIRNYYINITTLILATTLIQASLDYILLPKKEDFIFMNNFINESLQNMIKELSSDQQYILLKLSAANSISKLLSNTFLCGNILTMLHVLSTTDKNNQSFNIINIIQLAIPLFPKLLLLIFYTTLCMQLGLMIAIVPGILLAIIISLTPVMIITNNIPIMEAIRLSIKVSCRNIHLTTPPILLWFLIKTILILILIHYFHSWVFVVKILINTANNILSVIILIYLYRLYMIIRTV; this is translated from the coding sequence ATGATGATCAGAATATCTCAAGACGTATTATGTTTTATTCGTAATTATTACATTAATATTACAACATTAATATTAGCTACAACATTAATTCAAGCTAGCTTAGATTATATTTTATTACCAAAAAAAGAAGATTTCATATTTATGAATAACTTTATTAATGAGAGCTTACAGAACATGATCAAAGAATTATCGTCAGATCAACAGTATATTTTATTAAAATTATCTGCTGCTAATAGTATTTCTAAGCTTCTAAGTAATACTTTTTTATGCGGAAATATACTAACCATGTTACATGTTTTATCCACTACCGATAAAAATAATCAATCTTTCAATATAATAAATATTATTCAGTTAGCAATACCATTATTTCCAAAATTATTACTATTAATTTTTTACACTACATTGTGCATGCAACTGGGTTTAATGATAGCAATTGTTCCGGGTATTCTATTAGCCATTATAATCAGCCTAACTCCGGTTATGATTATCACTAATAATATACCTATTATGGAAGCCATACGCCTTAGTATAAAAGTAAGCTGTCGTAATATTCATTTAACTACACCACCAATATTATTATGGTTTCTAATAAAAACTATACTTATATTGATATTAATCCATTATTTCCATTCTTGGGTCTTCGTTGTTAAGATTTTAATAAATACCGCGAACAATATATTATCTGTAATTATTTTAATTTATTTATATCGCTTATATATGATTATCAGAACAGTATGA
- a CDS encoding thymidine kinase yields MAQLYFYYSAMNAGKTTALLQSSYNYQERGMRTVLYTADMNSRDNRYKQIKSRIGLYASARVFNIKTNFFDQVVTIHQKDIIHCVLVDECHFLNRNQVIDLSKIVDVLNIPVLCYGLRTDFRADLFSGSLWLLAWADKLIELKTICYCGRKANRVLRIDDQGLIIRDGNQILVGGNNRYVSVCRKHFVEQLESPLSLTKRVYKNR; encoded by the coding sequence ATGGCACAATTATATTTTTATTATTCCGCAATGAATGCTGGAAAAACTACCGCATTATTACAGTCTTCTTATAATTATCAAGAAAGAGGAATGCGCACTGTGTTATATACTGCTGACATGAATTCTAGAGATAATAGATATAAACAAATTAAATCTCGTATTGGATTATATGCTTCTGCTAGAGTATTTAACATTAAAACTAATTTTTTTGATCAAGTAGTAACTATACATCAAAAGGATATAATACATTGTGTGTTAGTGGATGAGTGTCATTTTCTCAACCGTAATCAAGTGATTGATTTAAGCAAAATAGTCGATGTGTTAAATATTCCAGTATTATGTTATGGATTACGTACTGATTTTAGAGCTGATTTATTTTCAGGTAGTCTATGGTTATTAGCATGGGCAGATAAATTAATCGAATTAAAAACTATTTGTTATTGTGGACGAAAGGCTAATAGAGTTCTTAGAATTGATGATCAAGGTTTAATAATTCGAGATGGAAATCAAATATTGGTTGGTGGTAATAATCGTTATGTTTCAGTGTGCCGCAAACATTTTGTAGAACAATTAGAGTCACCATTATCTTTAACAAAACGTGTATATAAAAATAGATAA
- the trpCF gene encoding bifunctional indole-3-glycerol-phosphate synthase TrpC/phosphoribosylanthranilate isomerase TrpF, whose amino-acid sequence MQHTILDKILSYKKMWIADQKKQHSLHFLKSKIQASNRDFYSAVSRNKYQKTIFILECKKASPSKGIICNDFDPIKIAQTYKNYSSVISVLTDNKYFHGNFNILHQVSNIVKQPILCKDFFISEWQIYFARLHKADAILLMLSILDDASYQKLVKIAHTLCMGVLTEIANEDELKRAKYLGAKVIGINNRNLNDLSVDLNRTITLSKDIPNTITVISESGISNYCHIRKLRRYVNGFLIGTILMSQPKLNAAIKKLILGENKICGLTRVRDADIAYKSGAIYGGLIFVPTSPRYINITIAQRIVSCVKYLSYVGVFCNAPISYIVTIVNILGLAAVQLHGVEDQDYINILRTRLPITCHIWKSINMNHRPLSKCNILNVDRYLADSGGGSGKTFDWSLLSSMQLDKVILAGGLTINNCNKAAGIGCLGLDFNSGVEIKPGIKNHQKLIKVFQIIRSY is encoded by the coding sequence ATGCAACACACAATACTCGATAAAATTTTATCATATAAAAAAATGTGGATAGCTGATCAAAAAAAACAACATTCATTACATTTTTTAAAAAGTAAAATACAAGCAAGCAATCGTGATTTTTATAGCGCTGTGTCTCGCAATAAATATCAAAAAACAATATTTATATTAGAATGTAAGAAAGCGTCTCCTTCTAAAGGTATTATTTGTAATGATTTTGATCCTATCAAAATAGCACAGACTTATAAAAATTACTCCTCAGTGATATCAGTATTAACTGATAATAAATACTTTCATGGGAATTTTAATATTTTACACCAAGTGAGCAACATCGTAAAACAACCAATATTATGTAAAGATTTCTTTATTTCAGAATGGCAAATTTATTTTGCGCGCTTACATAAAGCTGATGCTATTTTACTAATGCTATCAATTCTAGATGATGCATCCTATCAAAAATTGGTCAAAATAGCTCATACATTATGTATGGGGGTACTAACAGAAATCGCAAACGAAGATGAATTAAAGCGCGCTAAATATTTAGGAGCTAAAGTTATCGGTATAAATAATCGTAATCTGAATGATTTGTCCGTTGATTTAAATCGCACTATTACTCTAAGTAAAGATATACCTAATACAATCACTGTAATCAGCGAGTCTGGTATTAGCAATTATTGTCATATAAGAAAACTTAGACGATATGTTAATGGATTTTTAATAGGTACAATATTAATGTCTCAACCAAAGCTTAATGCAGCCATTAAAAAATTAATTTTAGGAGAAAATAAAATATGTGGACTAACTCGAGTGAGAGACGCTGATATTGCATACAAATCAGGCGCAATATATGGAGGGCTAATTTTTGTTCCCACTTCACCTCGCTACATAAATATCACAATTGCGCAACGTATTGTTTCTTGTGTAAAATATTTAAGTTATGTTGGTGTATTTTGTAATGCTCCAATTTCTTATATTGTTACCATAGTTAACATATTAGGACTAGCAGCAGTTCAACTTCATGGCGTAGAAGATCAAGATTATATTAATATTTTACGGACACGATTACCCATAACATGTCATATATGGAAAAGTATTAATATGAATCACAGACCATTGTCGAAATGTAATATACTGAACGTAGACCGCTATTTAGCAGACAGTGGAGGGGGTAGTGGAAAAACTTTTGATTGGTCACTGCTTTCTAGCATGCAATTAGATAAAGTAATTTTAGCCGGAGGATTGACAATAAACAATTGTAATAAAGCGGCGGGCATAGGTTGTTTAGGTTTAGATTTTAATTCTGGAGTTGAAATTAAACCAGGTATTAAAAATCACCAGAAACTCATCAAAGTCTTCCAAATAATCAGGTCTTATTAA
- a CDS encoding TonB family protein, translating into MHVLLHHCYHSVNQSVCEQRSNIMTLSLLQTSQFFHESLEKKQLPKTLKTYHKQKNSRSIIRSEKKNLDSSKYKFNADKNLPLVEKNDVNIGESTTHSVHLPKKHHDRPYISSCAINRVYPEYPNRAKILNVEGKVIVQYDVNARGKVDNICILSAVPPGIFEESIRSAMRRWVYESNKPEKKLIITFKFCLNSVKIFSDY; encoded by the coding sequence ATGCATGTATTATTACATCATTGTTATCATTCTGTTAATCAGTCTGTTTGCGAGCAAAGATCTAATATAATGACATTGTCATTACTGCAAACTAGTCAATTTTTTCATGAATCGTTAGAAAAAAAACAATTGCCAAAAACACTTAAAACATATCATAAGCAGAAAAATTCAAGATCTATAATTCGTTCAGAAAAAAAAAATTTAGATAGTTCTAAATATAAATTCAATGCTGATAAAAATTTGCCTTTGGTTGAGAAAAACGATGTTAATATTGGAGAATCTACAACACATTCTGTGCATTTGCCTAAAAAACATCATGATCGACCGTATATATCTTCTTGCGCAATTAATCGCGTATATCCTGAATATCCTAATAGAGCGAAAATATTAAATGTAGAAGGCAAAGTTATTGTACAATATGATGTGAATGCTAGAGGTAAAGTTGATAACATATGTATATTATCAGCGGTTCCTCCTGGTATATTCGAAGAAAGTATTAGATCAGCTATGCGTCGTTGGGTATATGAGAGCAATAAACCAGAAAAAAAATTGATTATTACTTTCAAATTTTGTTTAAATTCTGTAAAAATTTTTAGTGATTATTAA
- the cls gene encoding cardiolipin synthase: MIAIHAIFNCIFLCSYWLLIVLVTFRVLIKRRAVPSSMAWLLVIYVLPLIGIITYLLFGESNLGKQRSNRSKIAWSSTMRRIRILKTYKHIFSTEHSVIASSLFKLCEHRQGIGALKGNQIQLLKKTDDTIISLIKDIELAQHSIDMVFYIWESGGLVDHVIKKLIIAAKRGIRCRIILDSAGCANFFSSSCPNIMRQAGVNIVEALHVNLLRVFLRRMDLRQHRKMILIDDHIAYTGSMNMVDPQLFKKNIGIGQWVDIMVRIDGPAASAMSIIFSSDWEIETGQHVLFPLLFNTHIVAAHKLISTGHTIQIIPSGPGCPEGIIHQALLISLYEARKKLIITTPYLVPSDDLLHAICTAAQRGVEVHIIIPQNNDSVLVNWASRAFFSELLKAGVLIHQFQNGLLHVKSVLIDQQLSLIGTVNLDIRSLWLNFEITLVIDSKDFSNELEKTQENYIAHSKTIDPQKWANRPYWERIVERLFYFLSPLL, translated from the coding sequence ATGATTGCGATTCATGCCATATTTAATTGTATTTTCTTATGCAGTTATTGGTTATTAATCGTACTAGTTACATTTCGAGTTTTAATAAAACGCCGAGCAGTACCATCGTCTATGGCATGGTTATTAGTAATTTATGTTTTGCCTTTAATAGGTATCATTACATATCTATTATTTGGAGAATCTAACCTTGGTAAACAACGATCTAATAGAAGTAAGATAGCATGGTCATCTACTATGCGTCGTATACGAATACTAAAAACCTACAAACATATATTTTCCACTGAACACAGCGTAATCGCTTCTTCATTGTTTAAGCTTTGCGAACATCGTCAAGGAATAGGCGCTCTAAAAGGTAATCAAATACAGTTATTAAAAAAAACTGACGATACCATTATATCTTTAATTAAAGATATTGAATTGGCTCAACACAGCATTGATATGGTATTTTATATTTGGGAGTCTGGGGGACTAGTAGATCATGTTATAAAAAAATTAATTATAGCAGCTAAACGAGGCATCCGATGTCGCATAATATTAGATTCAGCCGGATGCGCCAATTTTTTCAGTAGTTCATGTCCTAATATAATGCGTCAAGCTGGGGTGAATATTGTAGAAGCACTACATGTCAATTTGTTACGCGTCTTCTTACGTCGTATGGATTTGCGACAACACAGAAAAATGATATTAATTGATGACCATATTGCTTATACTGGCAGTATGAATATGGTAGATCCACAATTGTTTAAAAAAAACATAGGAATTGGGCAATGGGTCGACATTATGGTGCGTATAGACGGGCCTGCAGCTTCAGCAATGAGCATAATATTTTCTTCTGATTGGGAAATTGAAACAGGACAACACGTATTGTTCCCATTGTTATTCAACACTCACATAGTAGCAGCTCATAAACTAATATCAACAGGACATACTATTCAAATTATTCCCTCTGGACCAGGATGCCCGGAGGGAATAATTCATCAAGCATTACTAATATCATTATATGAAGCACGTAAAAAGCTTATTATTACTACTCCATATTTGGTGCCTAGTGATGATTTATTACATGCCATTTGTACAGCAGCACAACGGGGAGTAGAAGTACATATTATTATTCCTCAAAACAACGACTCTGTATTAGTAAACTGGGCTAGTAGAGCATTTTTTAGCGAATTATTAAAAGCCGGAGTTTTAATACATCAATTCCAAAATGGATTACTACACGTAAAAAGTGTATTAATCGATCAACAATTAAGTCTAATAGGAACCGTAAACCTGGACATACGCAGTTTATGGCTAAACTTTGAAATCACATTAGTCATTGATAGTAAAGATTTTAGTAACGAGCTAGAAAAAACACAGGAGAATTATATTGCACACTCTAAAACAATTGATCCCCAAAAATGGGCTAACCGTCCTTATTGGGAACGCATTGTTGAACGTTTATTTTATTTCTTAAGTCCTCTGTTATAA
- the trpD gene encoding anthranilate phosphoribosyltransferase: MQKILDTLYQGKNINQKQSEALLHSIIKEKLSAIQIASALISMKIRGETFEEIIGAVNILLTHAKPFPRPNSLFADITGTGGDNSNTINISTTSAIVAATCGAKIIKHGNRSISSLTGSMDLLKQHCLILNSPQQARKNFDELGICFLYAPQYYTVLHRIMPIRKQLKIPTLFNIVGPLINPSKPPLTLIGVYKKELLSPIIRILQLLKYNHAIVVHCGGIDEVGLHSPTHIAELHNSIINNYILTASDFGLDSYPIEILRCYSRKQAREYMINILKGRGKPAHSAVIAANVALLLKLFGYTDLRANAQLALEKIHYGIPYTLLSSLSETKIQNHATHNTR; the protein is encoded by the coding sequence ATGCAAAAAATCTTAGACACCTTATATCAAGGTAAAAATATTAACCAAAAACAAAGTGAAGCATTATTACATTCCATAATAAAAGAAAAATTATCCGCAATACAAATTGCATCGGCACTTATTAGTATGAAAATACGTGGAGAGACCTTTGAAGAAATTATAGGTGCTGTGAATATATTATTAACTCACGCTAAACCTTTTCCTCGTCCAAATAGCTTGTTTGCAGACATTACAGGCACCGGAGGAGACAATAGTAATACTATCAATATTTCTACAACCAGCGCTATTGTAGCTGCAACTTGCGGCGCAAAAATTATTAAACATGGCAACCGTAGTATATCTAGTCTAACGGGATCAATGGACTTACTAAAACAACATTGTTTAATACTCAACAGTCCGCAACAAGCACGTAAAAATTTTGATGAATTGGGTATATGCTTTTTATATGCCCCGCAATACTATACAGTGCTACATCGCATTATGCCCATACGTAAGCAATTAAAAATTCCTACATTATTTAATATAGTAGGTCCATTGATTAATCCATCCAAACCACCATTAACACTTATTGGTGTATACAAAAAAGAATTATTATCGCCTATAATCCGAATATTACAATTACTTAAATATAATCACGCTATAGTAGTACATTGCGGGGGAATTGATGAAGTGGGATTACACTCCCCTACTCATATAGCGGAACTACACAATAGCATCATAAATAATTATATTTTGACAGCATCAGATTTTGGGCTGGACTCTTATCCAATAGAAATATTACGTTGTTATTCGAGAAAACAAGCCCGCGAATACATGATCAATATATTAAAAGGAAGAGGAAAACCTGCGCATTCAGCTGTAATAGCAGCCAATGTAGCATTATTATTAAAATTATTTGGGTATACCGATCTACGCGCTAATGCACAACTAGCTTTAGAAAAAATACATTATGGCATACCTTACACTCTTTTGAGTTCTTTATCAGAAACTAAGATACAAAACCATGCAACACACAATACTCGATAA
- a CDS encoding anthranilate synthase component 1 — MKYQKNQMKCLNIQVRYHSNPAAVFNQLCNKRNSTLLLESAEINKKHNIESMMIVDSALRITAYGSTVTVQALTKNGASLLPLLVQTLPTKIQIHKTSNSIKFMFPTTQTMTDEDTRLRSISIFDCLRSLLKIIQPLHDTPKATFLGGLFSYDLISCFEYFPRLINTYTCPDYCFYLAETLLVFDHQQYTASLQITLFSPNILEKDRLQTRMNQLKTQINQTPQSIPYKKIHNMTLRCDPNDEKYKRVIRKIQRSIRQGEILQAVPSRRFFLPCPSPLAAYHVLKTNNPSPYMFFMQDIAFTLFGASPESSLKYNADTRQIEIYPIAGTRARTYRTDGSLDTDADNRIELEMRLNHKELSEHLMLVDLARNDLARVCKTGSRYVADLLKVDRYSFVMHLVSRVVGELRHDLDILHAYRACMNMGTLTGAPKIRAMELIYEVEGTRRNTYGGAIGYLTGAGNLDTCIIIRSAYVTNQIATIQAGAGVVIDSIPQSEADESRSKARAVLHAISTAHGSKELF; from the coding sequence ATGAAATATCAAAAAAATCAGATGAAATGTCTAAATATTCAAGTGCGCTATCATTCTAATCCAGCAGCCGTTTTTAATCAATTATGTAATAAACGTAATTCGACATTATTATTAGAATCAGCAGAAATTAATAAAAAACACAACATAGAAAGTATGATGATTGTTGATAGCGCATTGCGTATTACCGCTTATGGATCAACTGTTACTGTACAAGCTTTAACTAAAAATGGTGCAAGTTTACTTCCATTACTAGTACAAACATTACCCACAAAAATACAAATTCATAAAACTTCTAACAGCATCAAATTTATGTTTCCTACAACACAGACCATGACTGACGAAGATACACGTCTACGATCGATTTCAATATTTGATTGTCTACGCTCATTGTTAAAAATAATACAACCTCTTCATGATACCCCCAAAGCTACATTTTTAGGAGGTTTATTTTCCTACGATTTAATATCTTGTTTTGAATATTTTCCTCGGTTAATCAATACTTATACATGCCCAGACTACTGTTTCTATTTAGCCGAAACATTATTAGTATTTGATCATCAACAATATACTGCTTCGTTACAAATTACCTTGTTTAGTCCAAATATCTTAGAAAAAGATCGATTACAAACTAGGATGAATCAATTAAAAACCCAAATTAACCAAACACCGCAATCTATTCCTTATAAAAAAATACATAATATGACATTACGCTGTGATCCAAATGACGAAAAATACAAACGAGTTATACGTAAAATACAAAGATCTATACGTCAAGGAGAAATATTACAAGCTGTCCCTTCACGACGATTTTTCCTTCCCTGTCCTTCACCATTAGCAGCATACCATGTATTAAAAACTAATAATCCTAGTCCCTACATGTTTTTTATGCAAGACATAGCATTTACACTTTTCGGAGCTTCTCCTGAAAGTTCTTTAAAATACAATGCAGATACTCGACAAATTGAAATTTACCCCATCGCTGGTACACGAGCTAGAACTTATCGTACTGACGGATCATTGGATACAGATGCAGATAACCGTATAGAATTAGAAATGCGCTTAAATCATAAAGAATTATCAGAACATCTCATGTTAGTAGACTTAGCAAGAAATGATTTAGCACGTGTCTGTAAAACGGGTAGCCGTTATGTCGCTGATTTATTAAAAGTAGATAGATACTCTTTTGTTATGCATTTAGTGTCTAGAGTGGTGGGAGAATTGCGTCATGATCTTGATATACTACATGCCTATCGTGCATGTATGAATATGGGCACATTAACTGGAGCTCCAAAAATTAGAGCCATGGAACTGATTTATGAAGTAGAAGGTACACGTCGTAACACTTACGGAGGCGCTATTGGATACCTAACTGGTGCTGGAAATTTAGACACATGTATCATCATTCGATCAGCCTACGTCACAAATCAAATAGCTACAATACAAGCAGGAGCCGGTGTGGTAATAGATTCCATACCTCAATCAGAAGCTGATGAAAGCCGTAGCAAAGCGCGCGCTGTTTTACATGCCATTTCTACAGCACATGGTTCTAAGGAGTTATTTTAA